The nucleotide sequence TTAAAATGCGATCATGAGCAACCAACCAAATGAAGGTTTGAATTCGTTGCGGACCCTTCCAATTCCACAAACTTTTCCAATCCCCTCCGGTATTAGCATGATTTCCGTCTTTCATGTCGTAAGCACTTTTGACTGAGAATTGTCGCGTACTCGTGCCTCCCCAACCAATAATGTCAAGACCATCACCACTAGAAGGTGCAGGGAGAGCTAACACCTTTTCAACTATGTTGTTAGGCAAGTTATCAAAAAGGAAATTTTGATCCCAATTACCAGAAgaactcatcacatccctaacTAGAAGAGTGGTATCCACATACGAATTTGTCGCTAGAGAAATGAGGGAATTGTTGTTTGGACCCCACTTATCCAACCAGAAATTGACACTATTACCATCTCCTATTTGCCAGATGATGTTTCTTTGAAAATCATCCCACACCCTAGTAAGAGCTTTCCATAAAGGAGAATCATAAGGTTGAGAGTTTATAGTTATCTTCAAATCATTATTTCTCCCATACTTACTATACAACACCCTGCACCAAAGGTCATTAGGCTTGTTAATAAGGTTCCATAGGATTTTCATGAGGAAAGCCTCATTCATCAAAAGAGGCCTTTTAAATCCAAGACCCCCCTCCTTCTTGGGTAAACAACAGGTATCCCAACTAATCAAATGAGCTTTGCGGGTATGTTCTGTATCCCCCCAAACAAAACCTCTTTGGATTTTTTCCATCTCACTGCAAAGAGTTTTAGGTAGCTTAGCATACTGCATATGATAATAAGGAATAGAACTAAGGACAGACTTGGAAAGAGTAATTCTGCCCGCAAGACTTAAACATTGTTGCTTCCATCCACTAAGTCTATTctgaattttgttgatgatgtggCTGAAATTTCCCCTAGAAGTTCTTCCTGGAGCTATGTTAGCTCCAAGATACCTGCCTAAACTATTAGCTTGAGTGAAACCTGTGTGTTGCAAAATATCCTGACGGAGCTGGTTGTCcacattttttgagaaaaaaatttgagtCTTTTGGCCATTAATACGCTGCCCAGAAGCTTGACAAAACATATCCAAACAATGCATCACACAATGTGCCTGCTCAATAGAAGCCTctgcaaaaagaagaagatcgtCAGCAAAAAGAAGGTGAGAAATTTGAGGGCCATACCTACCTGCCCGCATTGGTTTCCAATACTGAGCTTCCACCCGGTCGGAAATGATATGAGATAATCTCtccatgcaaataacaaaaaggtAAGGGGAGAGAGGATCTCCTTGACGAATTCCTCTAGTTGGAGTGAACGTGTCAGTTTTATCCCCATTCCACAAAATTTTGTAACTAGGCGAAGATATGCAAACACGTATAATTTGAATGAGATTAGGAGGGAATTTACAATCCTCCAAGCAATTCTCCACAAAATTCCAATTGATGCGATCATAAGCTTTTTCTAGGTCAATTTTGATGGACATGAACATCTTGTTGCCTTTCATTCTGGCCATGGAATGTACCATCTCCTGAGCCACAATAATATTATGGTGGATACTTCTACCTGGAATAAAACTGGACTGATATGGAGAAATAATACCATCAAGCAATGGCTTGATTCTGTTGACAATAACCTTAGAAATTATCTTATAAATAACATTACATAAAGCAATAGGTCTAAATTGAGAGACAAATTCAGGTTTATCAATCTTAGGGATCATCACAATGAGAGTATTATTAATAGAAGATATAAGAGAAGGGGTAACCCAAACCTGGTTCACAAACTGGTATATAGAATCAGCAACTGTGTCccaacatttttgaaaaaatatagcGGGGTACCCATCCTCTCCCGGCGCCTTGTGAGGATTCATGTCAAAAAGAGCTCTTTTACATTCATTAATTTGAACATGTGCACTCAAACTATCATGATGTTCCTCAAGTGTCGGATAAGTATTCCAAGAAATGATCGGATCTCTGATAGGATTTTCTTCCTTGAACAAATTAACATAGTAATCACGCACAATGTTTTTTAGATGATCGGGGTCATCAACCCAACCCCCTTCATTGTCTCGAAgagtcaaaattttgtttttccttcttctaACAATGGTTTGAGAGTGGTAGTACTTCGTATTACGATCTCCATCAGCTATCCATTGACTGCGCGACTTCTGAAACCACAAGCACTCCTCTTGATACAAAGTAGTCGCAAGTTGGTTTTGTAAATCTTTCTCCAAAGAATCAAGGAAATTGCTGTAGCCATATCTAGGACTATTCTGGATACCATTCAATCTAGATAATAACTCccttttccttttgaaaatgttgCCAAAAACCTCTTGGTTCCATTCCTTTAAGTTAGGAGTCAAATCATGCAGAAGGTTTAGAAAATCTCTACCTCTAATCCacttgttatttaaaaaagtatgAAAGCTTATGTGAGTTAACCAGGCAGCCTCAAACCTGAAAGGACGATTACCCCCATTGTGCGGACTACCATCCATAAGCACCAAGATAGGATGATGATCAGATTGAACTCTAGGGAGTACTTTAGCAAAGCCTTCGTGAAATTTTAATCTCCAAGCCACATTACAGAGGACCCGATCAAGCTTTTTAAAAACTCTATCATGCCCATTCCACTTTGGACCCCTCCAAGTAAATTTAGTACCAGTTGTATTGACATCCATTAAGTTACACTCATTAATCCAATTATTGAAATGAACGCATCTTCTCAAATCAACTGGGGCCCCTCCTTTTTTTTCATTCGGACTAGCAATCTCATTGTAATCACCCATCATTAACCAAGGATCTTGAATATTTCCACTAAGCATCTTTAGTTGATTCCATGTATCTTCTCTCTCATTTTCACGAGGGCTAGCATAAACCACAGTAAGGAGCCAAGGTTCAACATCTCTCTCTTTAACTCGaacatgaagaaaatgaaagttcTTAATTAAAAGCTCGACTTGAATATCCATCCTGTTCCAAAGTAGCCAAATACCACCAGAGAAACCCCTTGCTTCAGAAACCAAATAATTCTTGAAGCCCAAATTTTTTATAGCTTTGCGAGCAACATCaccactatttttttattaatgcattttcaaaacaagagcgaatgcaaattttttttttggtggaaaaagAGGGCTAAAAGCCCcaagggaaaaaaaaactacatagtTATATATGAATATTCCTAGGCATACATAGGGGTGTACATGGGTTGGGTAAACCCAAAAAACCCGTCAAACCCAcccaaaaaacccaaaaaagtgGGTTGAGTTGGGTGATTGGGTgaatatggttttaaaaaatgaaaaacccataaaaaataatgggttTTGGGTAAAACAGGACCCATACTCAATAAACCAACTTACCTAATAAtttccaaattttaatttcattttcatagggaggaagaagaataacaaatattttgatcataaatttaatttaatttctaaaattgacacaacacatcctctatattgaaaataaaaagaaaatattagagTTACAAATTATGATGTTGCAATTTATAGTTACTTTAATGCTAAAGCAATTTTACGTCAttcaactttaatttatttcaagtattcgatgattaaattttttatttaatattaaaatttattattttatgatgctaaaatatagtgaaaataggttacataattattttaagaaaataaaaagttgagaaatttttatgaaaaaatacaaGGACTCGTCGTTTAGTCATttcatattaacaaaaaaaaaaattgggtaacCCACTACCCAACCCAAATCAAACCGGAAATTAGTGGGTTTGCCCAAACCCACCCATTAATTTAACGGGTGGATATTTTACCTAACCCAAACCGGAGTACCCTATATGGTTTGGGTcttgggtttggccaaacccaacCCAAATCGACCCACTCACACCCCTAGGCATACAAGCCCTGGAAATATCATCAAAAAGGAGACTCGAAACCTCATTAGGAGGAGTCTCCATGACATGAATGTGAAAAGAATCTAAAGAAAAGCTAAAATTAGCAAGCCAATCAGCACTTCTATTTCCCTCGCGCCAGGTATGGTTGAATTGCACCTGCCAGTTTAACTTTAAAAGCTCTTGAATACGGCACACCAAGGTAGGTGCTTTGCCATTAATTTTGACGTTCCCTTTGACCATGTCAACCAAAGTTTTTGAATCACTTTCTACTTGAAGGTGATGAAATTCTTGTCTCCAAGCAAACTGTATTTCCAATAGCATTCTCCACATTTCAACAGTGAGAGCATCACAAGTGCCTATTTTGCAACATTACCCTTTAAGCCATCTACTATTTGAATTCCTTAAGAGACCACCACAACCGGCTAGACCCAAAGTATCTTTGTAGGATCTGTCACAATTAAGTTTAATCCACCCCTCTCCAGGCCTTGTCCATCCAATGAAAATGGTGTCGTAATTGCGAAGGTTCGAAGGGTGGTTGGTGTAGTTGTCTATATCTTCCACCATCTTGAGAATAGTGAAGGTAGGATTTATCGGACGTTGAAAATCATCTTCAAAAATAGCTTTGTTCCTCCACATCCACATGTACTAGCACGTGACCATAAAAATTGAAGTCCACTTCTTACTTTGAGCGCCAAATAGTTTGTGATTAATATTCTTGAAGATCCAGTCCCTGCAAATTTACCAAAtcgaaaatttataaaatagattaaaaacaTGTGAAATACATGAGTCacataccaatttttttttttttgagttcgCATAGCCGTTTCACTTGTTAGTAAAATTATGCCAGATAAAATACAtaattatcaaatttttaatatttatttatttattattgtaatGTTAAATTACTTTtccaaattaaaaaacttagacaaattttgtttattttgtaaactgaattttctattattaataaaattttttgacaaactttATATTTTAGATATATTAATCACTATATAAGTTAACTAATTTCAAGACAATAGTGAAATGCTCCGTATGTTACCAAAATTTATCAGTTTGTAAGATcttaattcatatattttatagaGACATGGGTTCAAATTTGACTATTTGATTTTGAGGTATTTGTTGTAAAGAAAAGTCTTAGGAATATTCTCTTTcaaacattttctttaattttaatctttaattAAATGAAACTTATGTGggtcttatattttaaaatagagtaaattacactcccctcccttaaagatgcttgaattacactctcctcctctcttatgttaaaatatacactccccttccctcttattcaaaacatattagaaaacttttcactcccctcccgtaagagaagcttgaattacatttccctccattcttatgttaaaatctacactttactccctcaatatatttttttttatttctaataatctagcaaaaaatataaaattaacacactttgaaaaaaaaatagtattgcgggtctattttaatataataaaaatttgaatacatatttttcactattttatattcacaatttcattaacatgtagttttaaaccctattataaaatatgaaacatcccaaaataaaattaaaatatgtgaaaaattactaaagacaataaagcatggttatataaaagttaattttatactctaaattataaaatcaatagcaaaatatttaaatttaattatcattgacatttaaattataaagaaatgaattaattttcttaaatggtggttcaaaattaatatatatcataaaaatatttatttatgttaaagtatattaaagtgtagtacatatttaattattaaataggtagatgtaattcaagcatcttataagggaggggaatataaattctatttttCAATGGAAGGGAGTGTTTATTTAAACATAAGAGTGGAAGGGAATATAATTCAAGCATATTTGAGgagaggagagtgtaatttactttttaaaatatctcaCATGAAGTTGTAAGATCTACATAAAATTTGAAGGTATGTTAAAAGAGCAATATAAAAAGGGTGTTCATtcgtaaaaaaaagtaaaagaaaaagagtgttcaaatcataaaaaatataaactaaggctTCCGTTTGTATTGAGCTTATTTTGAGTTATGAAAAATAggttatgtaaataaataaatttttattttaatttataagctctcacaaatgaaaattgtatcttcataaattattttttttcttcataaaataccttaacaaacttataaataatacctaaaaacttttttattgtcTAAACCATTTTGTATAAGCTTTATAATAAGCTAATCCAAGCGGACCCTAAatctattttgtaattttaaaaaatgtactAAACTATAAGCtaaactttttaattaattaatgaatttgtttaacatgtgcaatattgaacatgttaaggtaactaaaagtagtaacttttcattgaaaatcaacaattattgattaaaaactatatatttaatataaaaaacataaatttcaaattaaagttactactttaaactttttaacatgtgcaaatttgcacaaaaacgcttaattaatttattaaaaaaaagtagaaaaaagtGATATATATTAGCCAATTCCACGTGGCCTTATGAGGGCAATGGGATCACCGCACTATCCTCCAATAACAAAATTGCATAAACTCCTCTTGTGTGCCATAAACCCTAGAAGAGAGGCACACAAACATGATTTTTCTAATTGACACGTGTCACTACCTAGAGACCTAAGCCTTTTGTTGTGCAAACAAATAAGAAGAAAGAATTTCATTCCATTTCCcaaatcttcttcttcttcttcttccgttTTTTCAGAGCAAACAAAAACACTCTTATCCTCATTCTTCTTCTTACTCATTTTTCATCACTGtttcatcaacaaaacaaaaaaacagagaTACTATGAAGCTAAAACAGAGACAAAGAAATTACGATGTTTTGGATTGGTCAGAAAGGGAAGTTGAAACTGCTGAAATTCTTGCTTTATTATATCATCGTTTCTCTTTGTTGAGTAGTGTAACATACTCATGGGGGTGTAAAAAGCAGAGATCTGCAATTCAAAACAACCCTTCTTCTTATGGCGGCGCCGCCGttcttcctccttcttctgatgCCGGAAAAGCTCAAGCTTCAAGTCCTGCTACCCCTCTTTCATTTCCAGCCACTGAATCAGATGACAAAACTAAACCTTTCAAAAACAAAGTTTCTCTCAAAAGGGtaatttttctttgcttttttcctctgttttgaattttgttgttgattgttttgttttttactttcttattgTTCTATGACAATAATGTCTTTCtgggtgttttttattttacttttatttttgtgaattaTTTTGGGTTGATCCACGATGTGGAAAAATACACAAGTTTTTCGGTATATCAGTTACGGCAAATAccctgtatttttttatttttatttacttcattaacatattttaaaattatttatttcttatctgatttttggtttatgggTTTTGTGTCAACAGAAGAGAGAACACTATCTTAATATGATTGAAGATTTGACCAAAAACAAAGACTCGATCAATCAAGTAAGTTCATAGGATTTTGTTCATAATTGTTTAAAcccaaattgtttttttgttttgttttttctgattttttttttttatttgaaatgaaattaggaGATTGAAAATGTGAAGCGTCACTATGAACAATTGAAGGAGTACAATTTCAAGTTGAAAGCAAAGCAAAAAGAGGTAAATTTTCATGTACTTTGGTTTTATGGGTTTCTAGGATTGATTGGCTTATCcttagtttatttttcaatgagatccatatttgtttgttttacatGTGTTGTGTTGAATAATCCATGGTGGGTCCAATTTAGTTTTTTGATTTATGGAATTTGCTATTTTTACAGCTAAGTATTAATGGTCCCAAAGGTGAATACAAAAACCTCAATTTGGTAATTAATCAACCAATTCAAGTCTCAGTCAACTCTTCAAATTTCACCgttgaaaatgaagagaaaatgaAGCAACAAATAATGGAAATACccaatcatcataatcatagtaATTTTGGGCTTGTTCAATTTCAATGTGCATCATCTTCTAGCAATCCAACGTTGCAAGTTGGATCTTCATCATTGGGTC is from Medicago truncatula cultivar Jemalong A17 chromosome 1, MtrunA17r5.0-ANR, whole genome shotgun sequence and encodes:
- the LOC11414292 gene encoding uncharacterized protein, which produces MKLKQRQRNYDVLDWSEREVETAEILALLYHRFSLLSSVTYSWGCKKQRSAIQNNPSSYGGAAVLPPSSDAGKAQASSPATPLSFPATESDDKTKPFKNKVSLKRKREHYLNMIEDLTKNKDSINQEIENVKRHYEQLKEYNFKLKAKQKELSINGPKGEYKNLNLVINQPIQVSVNSSNFTVENEEKMKQQIMEIPNHHNHSNFGLVQFQCASSSSNPTLQVGSSSLGRNSSNMGPLAIPDLNLSIEESVHVDTCQPLDEATSNNNNNNMDLSKVMAAQARQRRIQIFRLKKPVVGNNNTKQRQPSYR